In Pseudomonas sp. P5_109, the genomic window TGATCAGGAGCGCTACGACGCCACTTACGCCGGCGCCGAGCCGATTCAGCCGCAAGACATCGCCGAGACTATTTTCTGGGTGCTTAACGCTCCGGCGCACATCAATATCAACAGCCTGGAACTGATGCCGGTCAGCCAGACCTGGGCCGGGTTTGCTATTGATCGCAGTGGTGGCAAGGCTTAATACAGAGTCATCGTTCTTCGCGAGCAAGCCCGCATTTGACCGCGATCCAATGTGGGAGCGGGCTTGCTCGCGAAGGGGCCGGCTCAGGTGACACAAAGCTTCAGCTAGACTCCTCCCTCAAGCAGCCCGCCACACCCGGCGGTCTAGAGGTATTAGAGGAGATCCAGTGAGTAATCGAGGCGAGCAGTCGCTGCTCAAACAATCGACCTTCCTGATGCTCGCCGTGACGTTCGCCGGGATCATCACCGGTTTTGTCTCTGGCGCCCAATCCATCCTGTTCGATGGCTTCTTTTCGTTAATCGCGGCCTTCATCAAGGTGCTGATGCTGATCACCGCCAAGCTGATCGCCAAGGAAAGCAATCAGCGCTTCCAGTTCGGCTCCTGGCACCTGGAACCCATGGTGTTGGTGATCGAGGGTTGCTTCATTTTCCTGGTCGCCATTTATGCCTTTCTCAACGGTGTGTTCGGCATCATCAGTGGTGGCCGCGAGGTCGAGCTCGGGCTGGTGATCTTCTACGCGGCGTTCTTCACTGTCGTTGAGCTCATTTATTTCTTTTACGTCCGCCATCGCAATCGCACACTCAAATCATCGCTGATCCAGTTCGACAACATCAGTTGGCTGGTGGACGCGATGCTGTCGGCGGGACTGTTGGTGAGTTTCCTCATCGCGCTGCTGCTCAAGACTCAGGGCTACGACCAGTGGGCGGTGTATGTCGACCCGATGATCCTGATTCTGCTGGCCTTGGGCATGCTTCCCCCGGCCTTCAAAATCCTCGGCCCGGCCTTGCGCGATGTCTTGGGGATTGTCCCGGATCAATTGGACGACAAGGTGCGTCAGGTGATGGAGGTGGCGAAGGTCGAGCATGGTTTCGACGACTACATTTCCTACGTGCAGAAACACGGCAGGGCCTGTTTTATCGAGATTCACATCGTATTGCCGAAGGATTACTGGCTGGACGGTGTGGGGCAGTTGGACAGCTTGCGCGAGGAGATATCCACAAAGCTTGGCGAGCCGGAT contains:
- a CDS encoding cation diffusion facilitator family transporter; its protein translation is MSNRGEQSLLKQSTFLMLAVTFAGIITGFVSGAQSILFDGFFSLIAAFIKVLMLITAKLIAKESNQRFQFGSWHLEPMVLVIEGCFIFLVAIYAFLNGVFGIISGGREVELGLVIFYAAFFTVVELIYFFYVRHRNRTLKSSLIQFDNISWLVDAMLSAGLLVSFLIALLLKTQGYDQWAVYVDPMILILLALGMLPPAFKILGPALRDVLGIVPDQLDDKVRQVMEVAKVEHGFDDYISYVQKHGRACFIEIHIVLPKDYWLDGVGQLDSLREEISTKLGEPDAARWLTISFTGDRKWIE